The following DNA comes from Micromonospora chokoriensis.
GCGGGCGCGGCCGGCGAAGTGGGGCGGCGGTGCGGGTAGTTGGCGGGGAACAGTCGCCTCACCGGCCGCGATCGCACCGGCCGGCTCCCGCAGCTCCGTGTCGCCCTTGAGGACGTCCGTGTGCAGCCGTTGCAGCTCCGGCGTCGGGTCGACGCCGAGGGAGTCGGCGAGACGCCGCCGCAGCCGGTCGTACTGGTCGAGCGCTTCCGCCTGTAGACCGGAGCGGCTCAGCGCGAGCATCAGTTGACCGACGAGCCGCTCGTCGAGTGGGTGATCCTCGACGCGCGCCATCAGATAGGGCGCCAGCGCGGCGTGCTGACCGTGGCGCAGAGCCAGGTCCGTCCGGTCCCGGTCGACGGCGACCCGGTCGCGCTCCCAGGCGGTCCGCAGGCTGTTCGCCCAGGGGGTGTCCAGCGGGGTGAGCGGGTCGCCGCGCCAGAGGTTCAGCGACTCCTCGAAGATTCGTAGGGCCTGGCTGGCGTCCGGCGTCGCCCGGGCCAGCCCCGCCAGTTGGTAGAACCGGTGCAGGTCCACCGAGGCGGCGTCGGCGGCGAGGAGGTAGCCGCCGGACTGCCGGATGATCTGGATGTCGTCGGCAGGCGTGAGGCAGGCGCGCAGCCTGGACAGGTAGCTGTAGAGCGTGGCCTGGGCCCCCGCCGGGGCGAGCTCGCCCCACACCCGGTTGATGAGTTGTCCGACCTGGACGACCTGGTTGACATCGACGAGTAGCGCGGCCAGAACGCAGCGCTGACGGACGTGCCCCACGTCGAGCGGATGGCCGTCCACCTGTGCCTGGAGATCACCGAGCAGGCCGAATTCCGTGGGCATCAGCACCGTTTCCTCACCCGGACGCAGCGTCCGGAAGCCGCGTCAGCCGGAGCGATTCAAGCTTGTTCAAGGATTGTCCAAGCTCGATGAGCTACGCGGCGTCCCCTGTCCACGGCTCGGGACGTGGGTTGACCCCGTCAGGGTTGTCTGGTCAGCCCGATGGTCGTGGCGGGACGGGTGAGGTCGGCGGGGCCGGGTTGCGTCCACGGGAGTGGTGTACGACTTGCCCGTGATGGGCGTGTTGCGTAGATAAGAGACGGCCATCGCGTCGATCCGTCAAGACGACCAAGTCAGAGAAGGAAGAGAGAGCGCGATGGCCGCATCTGAGAGTGTGAACCCTGTTGACCTGCTGCGCGAGCAGGTCGAGGGCGCGTCGCCGGACGTGTTGCAGGCGATGATCAAGACGTTCGCGCAGGCGGTGATGTCCGCCGAAGTCGACGCGATGTGCGGCGCCGGGTATGGGCAGCGCAGCGAGGAGCGGGTTAACTCCCGCAACGGATACCGGGTGCGGGAGTGGGACACCCGTGCCGGGACGATCGACCTTGCGGTACCGAAGCTGCGGCAGGGCAGCTACTTTCCGGACTGGCTGTTGACGCACCGCCGGCGAGCCGAACAAGCTCTCGTCTCGGTGGTGGCGACCTCCTATCTGCTCGGCGTCTCGACTCGTCGGGTGGAGAAACTGGTCGAGCAGCTCGGCGTCCGGCAGCTGTCCAAGTCGCAGGTGTCAGAGATGGCCGCGCACCTGGACGCGCAGGTCGAGGTGTTCCGCAACCGACCTCTGGATGCCGCGCACTACACGTTCGTGTGGATGGACGCGTTGACGATGAAGGTCCGCGAGAACGGGCGCACGGTCAACGTCCACGCCCTGGTCGCTGTCGGCGTCAACGCCGACGGACAACGTGAAGTCCTCGGCCTGGACGTCGCCTCCGACGAGGACGGCGCCGGATGGCTGGCGTTTCTCCGGTCGTTGACCGCC
Coding sequences within:
- a CDS encoding IS256 family transposase, with translation MAASESVNPVDLLREQVEGASPDVLQAMIKTFAQAVMSAEVDAMCGAGYGQRSEERVNSRNGYRVREWDTRAGTIDLAVPKLRQGSYFPDWLLTHRRRAEQALVSVVATSYLLGVSTRRVEKLVEQLGVRQLSKSQVSEMAAHLDAQVEVFRNRPLDAAHYTFVWMDALTMKVRENGRTVNVHALVAVGVNADGQREVLGLDVASDEDGAGWLAFLRSLTARGLSGVQLVISDAHRGLVAAIGAALPGATWQRCRTHYLRNLLTKVPKSAQPWIATLVRTIFDQPDAEAVRAQFNRVVTTIEAKFPAAAEHLDHARDDLLAFTGFPREIWRQVWSNNPQERLNKEIRRRTDVVGIFPNRAAIIRLVGAVLAEQTDEWTEGRRYMGLELLAKARLVTVDADQHDTDHADPSPIAA